The Calditrichota bacterium DNA window TGGCTTTGGTTCCCTGATTGGAGATTATGAGATCGAGGTCCCGCACCGCGCCGCGCACGAGCGGACTCCCGGCAAAGCGGAGGTTGTCGATCTGTATCTTCGGGGAACGGGGCTGGACGTTGAACCGGGAGCGCCAGAGCGTTTCGCCGCTGCGAACGATCAAATTGACCGGCGCATCGATCCGGTCCGGCGCCGAAGCGTTCATCAGAAATGTGAAATCGACGGTGGTCGTAGCGCCGGGCGCAAGCGCGCCATCCGAGCCGGCTTCGCCGTCAAGCACGTCGAGCCAGGGGGAGTCGGCCTCGACTGTTATCGTCAGCCCGCCTTCGACCGATTGTGAACCACGATTGATCAGATCGACGGCGATGCTAAACGCCTCGCCCGGATTGGCGTAGCCATCCTGATCGTCATCGGCGGTCAGCGCCCAGGTCGAGAGGCCGACATACTGCGGCGCCCGGGCGATGGATATCTGTCCCATATGCGGCTTGGAATTACGACCCGTCACCGTCACCAACAACCCGCCGGCGGTCAGAGTGTTGGGCAGGGTAAAGACCGCCGTCCCGCTGGCGTCGGTTATCCGGACATCCTGGAAGTTGTCTCCGGCTTTGTAGAGGCAGACTTCAACGCCGGTGGCAGGCTCGCCGTTATCATCCCACACGACGCTCACTGGAACGTTTGTCCCGCCGAGAGGCAGCGTTGCGGTGTATTCAGCCGTGATCCGCCGCGGCACGCCGTTCCAGACCCGGGTCGCCGGGTCGCCCATCAGGTTGCCCCACTTGACGAAACCGAGAAATTGTCCGTCGCCGAAGGGCTGGTAGTGGCGAAACATCTCATAGCGCCCATAGTTGACCATCGCGCCGAAGTGGTTGATCCCCAACTTGAAGACGGAGTGCCAAATGCCGATGAAGAAAGCGTTGTTGTAGGCGGTATGGGTGTTGGAGGTGGCAAAACCGATGGCTCCGACCGCGCCGCCGGGGGAGCGCAACATCGCTTCGGAGATGGAGTTCGCTTCGGTGCCGTAGTTGCCGGTGGCGCAGGTCATCGGCGTGGCAAAACCGATCCGGTTGTTGGCGCGGAAGTTCATTATGACGCCGGCACTTGTGCCTTCCATTCCGATCCAGCCCCGATAAGTAAAGAAGGCAATCCCGCGCTCGAACTCGCTGGTGGCAAACTGTGCACCGCCCTGACCTTGATAGGGGGCACTGTTATACCACTCGTGGGTATCATTGACCCCCCAGCGGTCGCGGGCTTCGCGCTTCACCCATTTGCTCAGCGACTTCATCGAGATGCCGTAGTTGTCGCTTGCCATCACCGCGCCGCGGCGGTAGGCATCGAGGTCCTGCATCTGCGGGTCGGCTTCATACATGACGGTCCGGGCGACGATTCGGTCGAGCGTCCCCAAGTCCTGCGCCGTGAGGCGCCCATAGTGAACGTCCGGCACCTGATCGTTGCCCTCCAGCAGGGAGAAGTCGTGATCCGAGGTGCCGCCGTTGAAATTGCCGATGCCGAAACTGCCGTCCACGTCCCCGACGATGACGACCATCTCGGGCCGGACGGGGAGGTTGCGATAAGCGTTGAGAATGAGGTCTCGGATGCCGTTGACGTCCTGATTGGCGACCTCGATGCGGCGGACGTCCCAGCCCTGCCGGGCGCGCCAGGTCAGGAGCGGTTGAAGGCTGTTCAGGACTCCGTTGGCATTTTTATAAACTACCAGGTAGGCGCCCCGGTCCGGCGTAGGTACATCGCGGCGGGGCGGCGGGTTTACAACGAGGTTGTCGATGATCCGGTCGAAGGTCGAAGGCACCGTAGGCCGGCCCGGATCAGCAATCGGATTCTCGCCGACACCGAAGGAGGCGATCTCGAAGTCGAACGAGGTGTTGATCCGCGTTTCGCCAGTCGTCGGGTTCACCTGCACCGGAAATAGCGTGATGGGCAGCATCCGGTAGCCGTGCATGATTAGCGGCGAACCGGTCACGACCGCCTCGGGCGGCCAGAAGCCGTCGTGCGAAAGGTATTCCAGCGAGGGTTCGGCGGGCCGGTCGAGGGATGCGCTCCCGTCCTGCGGCGGCACATAGAGCGGCGTAAGACCCGATTCGAACCGGCTATCGATCGAATGGACAACCAGATGCGCGCCCAGAACCGGATCGATCAGCACCATCCGCGAGATGACCGGCAATTCGGGCCAGCCTTCGCGGACTGTCAAGCCTTCGCCGTCCAGGCGGCTGATATCGACAGTGCCAAAGTCCGCCTGAACACGCTCCAGCGGTCTGTCGGGTGTTTCGATCACCAGCCGCGTCGATTGCGGCGTCGCGGACTCTATACGCACCGATGCCGTCAGACCGGCGCTCTCGCCAGTGGCGGGAAGTGCGGCGACGGAAGTTGAGGCGACCAGGGCGCAAAGGCCCAACAGATATGCGCGCAGGACGTTTCGGGGCATTGCTACCCTCCGCTTCGTGGTGAGTTGTTTATGGAGAGCCGGCGGCTCGACGATCGGGCAATTGATGTCCAACACCATAATATACGACATTTGCAAGGCGAATGATAGGGGGGCACAATACCTCCTGCCTTCGCACCTCCCGTTTCAAATGGTTGATGCGGAATGACCTACGAGTTCATCACCCGGAAGAACTCCTCGTTCGACCGCGTCGCGCGTATGCGCTCGAGGATGAACTTCATCGTATCGACGGTGTTGTAGTCTGAGAGGACTGACCGCAGCAGATGGACTCGAGCCAGCGTCTCAGCCGAGAGGAGCAATTCCTCTTTGCGGGTGCCGGAGCGATTGATGTCGATGGCGGGGAAGATGCGGAGATCGGAGAGTTTTCGGTCGAGCACCAGTTCCATATTGCCGGTGCCTTTGAACTCTTCGAAGATCACCTCGTCCATCCGGCTGCCGGTCTCGATCAATGCCGTGGCGATGATGGTGAGCGATCCGCCCTCCTCAATGTTGCGTGCGGCGCCGAAGAAACGTTTCGGTTCGTAGAGCGCATTGCATCGACGCCGCCCCGAGAGGATGCGCCCTGAATGGGGCATCACCGTATTGTGCGCCCTCGCCAACCGGGTGATCGAGTCGAGCAGAATCACCACATCCTTCTTGTATTCAACCAGCCGCTTCGCCTTCTCCATCACCATTTGCGACACCTGTATATGCCGCTCCGGTTTCTCGTCGAAGGTGGAACTGATCACTTCGCCCCGAACCGTGCGCTCCATGTCGGTTACTTCTTCGGGGCGCTCATCGATCAGCAGGACGATTAGGAAGACGTCGGGGTGGTTCTCGGCGATGGAGTTGGCGATCTTCTGGAGGAGGACGGTCTTGCCGGTGCGGGGAGGCGCTACGATCAAGCCGCGCTGGCCCATCCCAATCGGGGTAAAGATATCCATGATCCGCATCGACGGGTCGCCGGCGGACGACTCCAGTTTGAACTTCCGTGTCGGAAAGTAGGGTGTCAGGTTGTCGAATAGGATCTTGTCGCGGCACTCCTCGGGCGCTTCGAGGTTGACCGCTTCGACCCTCAGGAGCGCAAAGAAGCGCTCGGAGTCTTTAGGCGGACGAATTTGACCCGAGACGATGTGACCCTTGCGGAGGCTGAAGCGCTTAATCTGCGACGGCGAGACATAGACGTCGTCCTGACCGGGCAGGAAGTTCGACTTGGGCGACCTTAGGAAGCCGTAGCCGTCGGGAAGGATTTCGAGGACTCCGCTGGCAAAGGCAAAGCCGGCTGTCGCCGACTGCTTCTCCAGGATGGCAAAGATCAAGTCCTGCCGGGGCAGGCCGCTGTAGTCGGGGATGCCGATGGAGCGGGCGAACTCGTTCAGATCGCCGATCCGCATCGACTTCAGTTTGGTCAGGTCGAGAGCCTGGCCGTCGTGCTTGGCAACATCGAAGCCCTCGACATCCTCATAGCCGTTGTCGTCATCCGGGGGGGCAACTGCCGCGGGTGCGGGTGAGCGACGATTTTCGTTATCGGGGTTCGAAGGCAGGCGGCGCACGTTCCGGTCGGGATCGAAGCGCCCGGTATGCCCGTTGGCAGGCGCGCCGGAACGACGCTCACCGGAGGGCGGCGGGGATTTCCTTCTTAACATGCGGGAGCGATACCTTGTTGATCTATGATATTATTGATGATGGCGAATGAGCCTCAAACCGAAGATGCTCGCCCGAGGACTGAACGAACCGGAATCGTGGGACAAATGGTGAATTAAACGGGCAGCCCCCTTGCGGCTGCTGGTGAACGGATGACGGGCGGACGCGACCTATCGGGGATAGGACCGGCCCCGCTGGCCGGCGGTCAGGCAGTTATGAACTTCAGCAACAGGCAAATAAGTTGTATCGGTTGCCACTTGGAGGGCGGCTATCCAGTCGTCCTTGGGCGGAAACAATCCGGCCCTTGGGAACTTTGGGGGATAGTCGCCTCCCAGTCTGCTCCTCCGAATCTATAACAAAATACGAGGTCTGTCAAGATTCCCAATGCAAAACTGGTCAAAATTCACTACTTGGCTCGAAAAGCCATCTCTCTGCAAGCGAATTATTGAATGCCGCTGCCCCAATAGGCGAAGCCGTGCCGTTGTCTGCAGCGCAAATGCGGCGTAACTTGAAGGACTGCACAACTTAGTCCAAGGCGCCTTAACCTTATCGTGAGCGCTGTCCGGCACATCCTTGTCTGCCATTCGGGCCGCAAGAGCGTCGAACCTGGCGAGACGCTCCTTTTTCGCCACGACCTCGCGGTCGGCAGCGAGATCATCTTCCCCCATATCCTCGCCTATCTGCGCGAGTTAGGTGGCAGCGAACGGATCGATCCGGGCCGCCTGGCACTGGTTAATGGTCATCTGGTGCCGACCAAGGAAGCCGCCGCGGGGACGCTCGTCGCGGCGATGGACCGCTTTGCCCGGGAGCAGAAGGTCGGGCATTACTTTCAAGCCGGGCGGTCGGGCGGGTGTCAAACGCTTCTGGCAGCGCAGGGGTTAATCCAACCCGGCGATCTGGTCATCGGGAGCGATCTTCATTTCACCACCTATGGTGCGCTCGGCGCGGTCGCAACGGCGGTCGGCGGCGTAGATCTGGCGACGGCTTGGGTAACCGGATCGGTCTGGCTGCGCGTGCCTGAAGCGGTGCGGGTGGTTCTCACCGGACGCCTGCCCGCGTATTGCACCGTCAAGGATCTCGCTCTGACTATTCTTACCGGGATCGGACCCGATGCGGCTCAGGGCCGGGCTATCGAGTTCGACGGCGACGGGCTCGATAGCCTCGACGTCGAAGATCGCTTCGTCATCGCCAACCTCGCCGCCGAAACGGGGGCCTTTACCGTCTGGATACCTCCCGACCGTCAGACGACCGCATACCTCTCGGCTTTTGGGCTGCCGTCCAACCTTCCGGAACTCCCCCCCCCGACAGAGCGTGAATATGCTGTGGATTATGGTTTCGATCTCGGTTCGATCGAGCCGATGGCGGCATTACCGCACTTTCCGTGCCATGCCGTCCGGGTCCGTTCGCTGCCCGAAGTGCGGGTCAATCAAGTGATTATCGGCAGTTGCACCGGAGGCCGGTTCGAGGACTTTCTGCCCGTCGTGAGACTGCTTGAGTCCTACACCATTGCTCCCTCGATGCGGCTCGGGCTCTATCCGGCAACGCACGGGGCGATCCGGCGGATCGTCGAGGAGGAGTTGGCTCTCTTCTTCACCCGGCATGGCGCTTCCATCGCGCCTCCCTCGTGCCAGCCCTGCCTCGGCTCGGGACCGAGTCTGATCGGGGAGGGCGAAGTCGGCGTCTATACGACGAACCGCAACTATCGGGGCCGTCACGGCCCGCCCGATGCCCAGATCTACCTTGCCGGGTCACTCGTAGCCGCCGCTACGGCCATCGCCGGAGTGCTTATCGACCCGCGGGACTTGTAGTCCCAAGCCCAAATTTG harbors:
- the rho gene encoding transcription termination factor Rho encodes the protein MLRRKSPPPSGERRSGAPANGHTGRFDPDRNVRRLPSNPDNENRRSPAPAAVAPPDDDNGYEDVEGFDVAKHDGQALDLTKLKSMRIGDLNEFARSIGIPDYSGLPRQDLIFAILEKQSATAGFAFASGVLEILPDGYGFLRSPKSNFLPGQDDVYVSPSQIKRFSLRKGHIVSGQIRPPKDSERFFALLRVEAVNLEAPEECRDKILFDNLTPYFPTRKFKLESSAGDPSMRIMDIFTPIGMGQRGLIVAPPRTGKTVLLQKIANSIAENHPDVFLIVLLIDERPEEVTDMERTVRGEVISSTFDEKPERHIQVSQMVMEKAKRLVEYKKDVVILLDSITRLARAHNTVMPHSGRILSGRRRCNALYEPKRFFGAARNIEEGGSLTIIATALIETGSRMDEVIFEEFKGTGNMELVLDRKLSDLRIFPAIDINRSGTRKEELLLSAETLARVHLLRSVLSDYNTVDTMKFILERIRATRSNEEFFRVMNS
- a CDS encoding 3-isopropylmalate dehydratase large subunit (catalyzes the isomerization between 2-isopropylmalate and 3-isopropylmalate in leucine biosynthesis), producing MSAVRHILVCHSGRKSVEPGETLLFRHDLAVGSEIIFPHILAYLRELGGSERIDPGRLALVNGHLVPTKEAAAGTLVAAMDRFAREQKVGHYFQAGRSGGCQTLLAAQGLIQPGDLVIGSDLHFTTYGALGAVATAVGGVDLATAWVTGSVWLRVPEAVRVVLTGRLPAYCTVKDLALTILTGIGPDAAQGRAIEFDGDGLDSLDVEDRFVIANLAAETGAFTVWIPPDRQTTAYLSAFGLPSNLPELPPPTEREYAVDYGFDLGSIEPMAALPHFPCHAVRVRSLPEVRVNQVIIGSCTGGRFEDFLPVVRLLESYTIAPSMRLGLYPATHGAIRRIVEEELALFFTRHGASIAPPSCQPCLGSGPSLIGEGEVGVYTTNRNYRGRHGPPDAQIYLAGSLVAAATAIAGVLIDPRDL